The genome window GGAAGACCAATCAAAAAAGTCATCTATCCAAGAATTTGAAATTCTacctaaatatgttatttctttttgttgtacggctaaaaatatttgcattgttAAAGAATCATCGTTACATAACTGACCTCCGCAAACTACATTCTGATGCTCTGGATTTGTAAAATTCAAGCCactttttaaaacgaaaaatactGGAGGTCCTAAACGCAAGATATCGTTAACGGCATCCAgatatttgtatacataagAGTCTGGTGGAACTGCAAGGTTTTGATCTAATCCCACCTCAATACTTGGAATCAAAATAGTACATATTGACATAAATGCTAGGAAAACTATagcaacaattattttaacacgccaatttaataaaaactttgcaTAGGGCTCCATTAGCTTTTGAGTGACACCTTCATGAGCGATCTCTGAATGGAGTGGTTCCTCATCATTTAGTACTTTCTTCTGAACACAGCAAAAAAGATCAAACCTGTTTTGAGCACATCGCTTGAAATCGAGCGATAAAATAGCAACAACAGTGGTTATTTggaacacaaacaaaaatgctAAAGATATAGTTGCAAATAAAGCAAACACTCTAACAGCTGGAAAATTGGCAATAGTACCTACAGCAAAACATGTCACCTGTGTTATGGAAGACACAAACATGGATGGTCCTTCACTTTGCATCATCTTACCGAATATAAACCGTcgttttttatcaaaactcATTCCTTCCTTATAATCACTGTACTTATCAAGATTAGATTGTATGCGATGTATAGAATTGACCATTAAAAAGACATTATCTATTCCTATCGATAGAACAAAAAATGGTATTACATTAATAGCCAGCAGACTAATTGTAACTTGCACGAAGCCTAATATACCCATCGCACAATACAATGCGGCTAGAACAACTAAAATACTGCCTATAGCTACCGAAATTTTACTATCGAGTAGAAAGGTTGAACATCGCCTTATGTGACCAAGGGCaaaaataacgtaaataaacataagtaAATAACTTATAGCAATAGGCACTATTTCCGCTTCCGATACCCTCTGAATTTCATCTTCAATAGACCTTTCAGCACCGTATGCAACATCAACAAAATCCGCTTTCCAATTGCGCTCATAATCCtccattaatttcaaaaattttaattcccAATCTAAAACAGGTTCTAAGTCGGCTTCAAGTAAATGATTAGTAATTGGATAGTTAATAATGAGAGAATCAGCAGCTAAAAAGTTGTCATCTTCGAATCCTCCAAAACTAAGTTCTGGGTCAGCGCCACCACCCCAAGGTTGTAAGCAACTTGGTgacagataattatttaaacaattctgTACgttattcaaatatgtattgttattaattatcctGTTAGGTATGTAAGCTGATACGGACATAGAAACGCAATCTTCTAATTTTTGTTCAGCCCCGGGTTGACGAAGAGGTGCATAGCATACATTTTCTAATTTCACGGTCCCGTCGTCACGCCCAATATTCAAAATTGCATCctctaattttattaattcttgtATAGCTTCGACTCTAAAGGCAGGGCCATATGTAACGTTGCCCACTTGAAATGGTTCCAAACCtttcattgttaaataaacttgAGCAGCTCGATAAAATGGTCCAAatcttgaattaaaataattaagttcaTGTCGAGAAACTGAATCAGGATCCGACCATAACTCTAATGGGTTTGCCGTTaactttatattgataataccaaatgtcattgcaaatACAACCCAAGTCGTAagcataatcataataattggATTAGAAGCGCTAAATTCGCCAATTTTTTCgaatacattttgaaaaaattttgttaatttgttagTGTTGTCTTTTTcttcattgttttttgtatCTCCCGATGATTGTCTTTGTCGTCTAACTTCTAATAAagccaaaataataaacacaatgaCACTGATTACAAAGAACGTTATACCCACTGAAAAACTAATACAATTCACTGAAAGTACAGTGCACATAGACGGAACCTCGATCTCACTTGTTGGACAGTTAGCAGTACAGTCTAAACAACTGCATGGTATATCATCTCCAATAGTTTCATTACATAAGGGAGCATATATGTTCATAGAGTCTTCTAGAGTatgagtaattataaaattaacttgcACGTCCACAAACGGATTATTTGTTGCGTCACCTGTATAGCCGAACCAGGCATCTGCATCACAAACAGGTGCATTTCcacacattaaatttatcgCGGGCATACCTGATTGAGGCACCATGACTTCAGAGCAAGATTTGTGGCTATTGATCATAAAGTCATGATGAAGTCTATAGTTTATTTCTTCAACATAAGTAATATTGTCCGGAGAAACATTTGTAGTAACATTCACAAATCTAGCCTGATCTGGTGAGCAATTCATTTCACAAATTTGCCGTACGAAGTTCCTCCAGCAAACCGGACAGCGGGCGAGCACACCCTCACCCATGTTTAAGCTTTCAGAAAATCTGAATACTTGGACTGGGTCACAACAAGTCATCACTTGATTGTCTGGGAGTCTGTTACCATTTTCATCGTATAAAAGATGAGGACATCTTCGCTCAATTTGCTCTCGCAATTCATGTCTCTCTTGGGGTGAAAGATTGTCAAAAATTGGTTTAGGTTCTTCATCTACTGGACATGGTTTCAAGCGTCCACCGATAACAGCGCAGTCACCTCGAGTTGAACATCTTGCATATACACTACTCCACATACACACAATTACcagaaataataaagttcCCTTCATTTTAATCGTttcacttataatttaattcagtttATTAAGTGGAGTCCCCACGAGTGGGACGTGTGGTTGTCCACGGTGTTAGCTGCCAcactaatttttaattacggtCCTTGAATTGATCTGTGCAGTCAATCGATaagatatcatttaaaaacgcAGGTGTGAGATATTAGTGTTTTATCACAATCAATGTAGCAGATATCATTAACTCatatgcataataattttaacacaatattttttttataaatatcctgATAACATTTTGAATGTGATAatccttattaattttaaacgaacAAGGGAAACAAATCACATGATTTGTTGAAGTTACTAGGTACTTTCTTTTAATGTCTATAACACTCAAACACTTTGATAAAACCCAACCCACAATTACTCAAATAggattttttgaatatatttcttatacttattattgtcATAAACTGCAAACTGAATTAGTTACGTGCATAACTAAAGATATACCGAGACTGACTTATAGAGAGGAAATTGGTATGAATGATtgtaataacacaaaaatcctaatgtctgtctgtcgaatattaatagttaaaatgtaataaaaaataaaatgatacacACAAGCTGAAAGTtgcgaaaatttaaaaatcaccataaaattaaaaaaatctacaacAAATTCAGTTAAGAAACgtactttatttttagtagATAGGTACTTATAAACGTGAAATGGTAAATAGACAtcataacggattttaaaagaagtttatttattgcgtAATTTATTCCGACGCCTCAAATATTATAGTGTTATTCTTaatgtaatgatttaatttttattacgacAGTATTTAGGTATatccttaatatttataactataaagtTTTGCTCTTGATGTATTCCTGCGCGATAGATCTAGTGAGATACACTTGTAGTGTATAAGCATTTTATCGCTCATTAcgaaagtaatttaaatttaaatgaaagagATTATCACAACAAGAATAGTTGTAGTCGCTGTACGGGacgttttcaattaatatttttttaaatgaattgacGTGAAGAAGATTTATATTGCGTTAAAAGTGTGGCTTACCATAGCGGATGTACAAGAAGGtcatacaattacaatttcacAGATGAGGCCACATGCTACACTAAACGAGAAAAGGTAAATCTAAAAATCTTCTAGATAAAATCAATTCTCTGCGATAGGTACATCGATCGGCATATATTACAGTCGTATAAATGTCGTAATTTTGAAAAGATAACGATTGTCACTGTATTTTGCCATTTATTCGAAAGTTATTTCTTGGACTTTCTAGTAGGATGGCATGGCAGCATGATTAATCCCTCATTTAGCACGTGTTTTGGTGACGAGTCACGTGTTCACAGATGGATTGCATTGGAATCGCCGGCGAGGGAATTGATGTTCGAATGCGAGTAAAAGATACAGGCTTTAGGGGCTATAATTAGATTTACGGAGAGCTGCTAATTACGATACAAAGTGTGAATGTCGTAATACAGAAAAAATGTAGTTTGCTTTTATCCAAATAATAATGGGAATTTTTATAGAGATGATTGAACTTTCTCATCCCGGCTTGTGTGAAtcatttttttgataaaataatcatatattaaCGTTATTGAATTGTACCTACATAGATAAAAGATGAAGACATTGATGTCAggaaatcatataataaaaaaagaacgtCTGGTTAGTTACGCCCATAcagtatttctttatttataatactttaatgtacaaaacagaaagtaaagtttatacaaaataatgccACAATGATATTTCGTACAAAAGGCGCCCTTATTGctagacagcaatctctgccaggcaaccctGTATAGTGAAATATagtaatatcaaaaataaataaaaaatatggaatCGTCTTGAGTGGAACCCTCTCCCGGTTAAAATATTCAAGCATGATGAATTACAGTGCCCTCTTGTGCAACATGCTATCGAACATTTTGTCGTTGTATACGACATCTATTATGTAATAGCAGTACTACTTCCGAAGATTTGTAGAGCTACTACTTTATTATACCTATTCACCAACAGATGGCAGCACGATGCTAAGTCATTCATAATTTCATGATGAAAATATTGGCAGAAGGAAATATCTgttcataaaatgtataaaatatattaatatacgatTTTGATTGATGACTGCTTCTATAATTTCATCCAATTATTGTTCTGAACATTGAGTTTACAT of Zerene cesonia ecotype Mississippi chromosome 16, Zerene_cesonia_1.1, whole genome shotgun sequence contains these proteins:
- the LOC119832921 gene encoding NPC intracellular cholesterol transporter 1 homolog 1b-like, coding for MKGTLLFLVIVCMWSSVYARCSTRGDCAVIGGRLKPCPVDEEPKPIFDNLSPQERHELREQIERRCPHLLYDENGNRLPDNQVMTCCDPVQVFRFSESLNMGEGVLARCPVCWRNFVRQICEMNCSPDQARFVNVTTNVSPDNITYVEEINYRLHHDFMINSHKSCSEVMVPQSGMPAINLMCGNAPVCDADAWFGYTGDATNNPFVDVQVNFIITHTLEDSMNIYAPLCNETIGDDIPCSCLDCTANCPTSEIEVPSMCTVLSVNCISFSVGITFFVISVIVFIILALLEVRRQRQSSGDTKNNEEKDNTNKLTKFFQNVFEKIGEFSASNPIIMIMLTTWVVFAMTFGIINIKLTANPLELWSDPDSVSRHELNYFNSRFGPFYRAAQVYLTMKGLEPFQVGNVTYGPAFRVEAIQELIKLEDAILNIGRDDGTVKLENVCYAPLRQPGAEQKLEDCVSMSVSAYIPNRIINNNTYLNNVQNCLNNYLSPSCLQPWGGGADPELSFGGFEDDNFLAADSLIINYPITNHLLEADLEPVLDWELKFLKLMEDYERNWKADFVDVAYGAERSIEDEIQRVSEAEIVPIAISYLLMFIYVIFALGHIRRCSTFLLDSKISVAIGSILVVLAALYCAMGILGFVQVTISLLAINVIPFFVLSIGIDNVFLMVNSIHRIQSNLDKYSDYKEGMSFDKKRRFIFGKMMQSEGPSMFVSSITQVTCFAVGTIANFPAVRVFALFATISLAFLFVFQITTVVAILSLDFKRCAQNRFDLFCCVQKKVLNDEEPLHSEIAHEGVTQKLMEPYAKFLLNWRVKIIVAIVFLAFMSICTILIPSIEVGLDQNLAVPPDSYVYKYLDAVNDILRLGPPVFFVLKSGLNFTNPEHQNVVCGGQLCNDDSLTMQIFLAVQQKEITYLGRISNSWIDDFFDWSSLPGTCCKYNTTDGGFCSSMSSEPECQFCTIPQGEFANGLRPGTEAFQYYIPFFLQDTPTETCNKGGLASYYSNVNYVLDSEGRATVHDSNFMAYHTNLKTSYDYITAVKYGYEVSKNITAAIHRHTGLDVEVFPYSVFYVYYAQYLTAWGDTFSSLAYCVLGALLINIVVTGFNFTITLATIFTVIMVVIDMMGIMYMWNIQMNAVSCINLIVSIGITVEFCSHLAYAYATSSRPPDERVADAIKKVGATIITGITFTNIPIIVLAFSYTEIIEIFFFRMLFSLVILGCLHGMVFFPVLLSYLNNFKYKI